One Diabrotica virgifera virgifera chromosome 3, PGI_DIABVI_V3a genomic window carries:
- the LOC126881125 gene encoding uncharacterized protein LOC126881125, translated as MCTFQPEHLLVKEVDYELRIREIEVEESTKCDKKRSLLRGALKQEQGNRSFRQISAAAIPFLEQQQGINETLEDLTQKINNFRGTVHDSMYSRYISRLAHISGRVHLLCCSDEEQQLYKRSMSIRILSLEGELDSRVNPLATSTPVSSVQASNSLLHPKPVQVHKWGVSFSGEGHYDQVISFLDRVECLRVSRGVSEEDLFSASAELFTGHAFTWFMNNRGSFTTWTDLAQKLKSDFLPYSFQTDLLDEIKNRKQKPGESVTMFINTMLGMCSRLDTPLTDHAKIKIILKCLLPFYHAQLALVDIATIEDLTDKCKRLEETLSWSFHPPTTSNSGAGFNSHSSRNRSWQSRPHTPNVSVTTYSLSCWNCQGVGHAFRDCTRPQTRIFCHGCGRENTLKRNCFKCSGNEHAEGRTLSVPQTAAPSGNMTAAVDEASGPIPASSSNTPSQEGRNTSNRRPARKPKSGKK; from the coding sequence ATGTGTACCTTTCAGCCAGAGCATTTATTAGTTAAGGAGGTAGATTATGAGTTGAGGATAAGAGAAATAGAGGTTGAAGAATCCACTAAATGTGATAAAAAACGCAGTCTATTGCGCGGTGCTCTTAAACAAGAGCAAGGAAATAGGAGTTTCCGTCAGATTTCAGCTGCAGCGATTCCTTTCCTGGAACAACAACAAGGAATAAATGAGACACTAGAGGATCTTACgcaaaagataaataattttagagGGACTGTCCATGATAGCATGTATTCTAGATACATTTCACGTCTTGCTCATATCTCTGGTCGTGTCCACTTATTATGTTGCTCAGATGAGGAGCAACAACTTTACAAACGCTCTATGTCCATTAGGATTCTCAGTCTAGAAGGTGAACTCGATTCTCGAGTAAATCCTCTAGCCACGTCCACTCCTGTTTCTTCAGTTCAAGCCTCTAATTCCTTGTTACATCCCAAGCCTGTGCAGGTACATAAGTGGGGAGTTTCGTTTTCTGGTGAAGGTCATTATGACCAAGTTATTTCATTTTTAGATAGGGTAGAATGTCTTCGTGTTTCGAGAGGTGTGAGTGAGGAAGATCTTTTTTCGGCTTCTGCCGAATTATTTACAGGCCATGCTTTTACGTGGTTTATGAACAACCGTGGTAGCTTTACCACTTGGACTGATTTGGCTCAGAAACTAAAATCTGACTTTCTGCCGTACTCTTTCCAAACTGATCTCTTAGACGAGATCAAGAACCGCAAGCAGAAACCGGGAGAATCAGTGACTATGTTTATTAACACCATGttgggtatgtgtagtcgtttagataCTCCTTTAACAGATCAtgcaaaaataaagataattttaaaatgtttgttaCCCTTTTACCATGCCCAATTGGCACTGGTTGATATAGCCACTATCGAAGACCTGACAGATAAGTGTAAACGGTTAGAGGAAACTCTATCCTGGTCTTTTCATCCCCCTACAACATCTAATTCAGGTGCTGGATTTAACTCTCACTCCTCGAGAAATCGTTCTTGGCAATCTAGACCCCATACACCGAATGTGTCTGTGACTACTTATTCTTTGTCTTGCTGGAATTGTCAGGGTGTTGGTCACGCATTTCGTGATTGTACCAGACCCCAAACACGgattttctgccacggttgtggtagAGAAAATACGCTTAAACGTAACTgttttaagtgttcgggaaacgagcatGCAGAGGGTCGTACCCTGAGCGTTCCTCAAACAGCAGCCCCATCAGGGAATATGACCGCAGCTGTAGACGAAGCTTCAGGTCCAATACCCGCCAGCAGCTCAAACACACCCTCTCAGGAAGGAAGAAACACTTCCAACCGGAGACCAGCACGCAAACCGAAATCAGGAAAAAAGTAA